The following proteins come from a genomic window of Leptospira bandrabouensis:
- the ispF gene encoding 2-C-methyl-D-erythritol 2,4-cyclodiphosphate synthase has protein sequence MFRIGNGIDFHKLIHEPFRPLVLAGVEVKSEFALLGHSDADVVLHAVADAILGALALGDIGVHFPDTDPQYHNMKSTRIIDKCLELIAEKKFKLVNVDCTYVGDHPKINPIRAELNASLASITKLPLDCVSIKATTSEGMGSLGRSEGVMVMASVLLESMK, from the coding sequence ATGTTTAGAATTGGAAACGGAATCGATTTTCATAAATTAATCCATGAACCATTTCGGCCTTTAGTTTTGGCTGGTGTTGAGGTAAAGTCGGAGTTTGCACTTCTTGGTCATAGTGATGCCGACGTAGTTTTACATGCTGTGGCTGATGCAATTCTTGGTGCTTTGGCTCTTGGCGACATCGGAGTTCATTTTCCTGATACAGATCCACAGTATCACAACATGAAATCCACACGGATCATCGATAAATGTTTAGAATTAATTGCCGAGAAAAAATTCAAGTTAGTGAACGTAGATTGTACTTATGTGGGAGATCATCCCAAAATCAATCCGATTCGGGCAGAGCTGAATGCGTCTTTGGCAAGTATCACAAAACTACCATTAGATTGTGTTTCCATTAAAGCAACTACCTCCGAAGGAATGGGTTCCTTGGGACGCAGTGAAGGTGTGATGGTGATGGCTTCGGTTTTACTCGAAAGTATGAAGTAA
- the nadA gene encoding quinolinate synthase NadA: protein MSLVTKDQLVQKLNPIYLPHEIEERILPLAEEINKLKKEKNAVILGHNYMTPDVFWGVSDIIGDSLYLSKMAKETKAAMILFNGVHFMAETAKILSPEKKVLIADPKAGCSLAESITRDDVKALKAKYPGVPVVTYVNCSAEVKAETDVCCTSANALQIVNAVEGDTVIFLPDEYLAGNVKNQTSKTIISHPGRCMVHEMYTPEDIKSAKRLFSDGLTVITHPECHEDVVKEADFSGSTSQMVDFIRQSKTNKIMLVTECSMGDNLRAEFPEKEFVSTCQTCPHMKKITLEKVRDALLKEQFEIFLDEEVIRLAQKSVNRMLELSYKK from the coding sequence ATGTCACTAGTAACTAAAGACCAATTGGTCCAAAAATTAAACCCCATTTATCTTCCTCATGAAATTGAAGAACGTATTCTTCCGTTAGCCGAAGAAATCAATAAACTCAAAAAAGAAAAAAATGCTGTAATTTTAGGTCACAACTATATGACTCCCGATGTGTTTTGGGGAGTGTCCGATATCATTGGGGATTCTTTATATCTTTCGAAAATGGCGAAAGAAACAAAGGCGGCCATGATCCTTTTTAATGGAGTTCATTTTATGGCAGAAACTGCCAAAATTTTATCTCCAGAAAAGAAAGTCCTGATTGCAGATCCCAAAGCAGGTTGTTCGTTAGCAGAGTCCATCACTCGAGATGACGTTAAAGCCCTAAAAGCCAAATACCCAGGGGTTCCTGTTGTAACTTATGTTAACTGTTCTGCGGAAGTAAAAGCAGAAACAGATGTTTGTTGTACTTCTGCAAATGCTTTACAAATTGTAAATGCTGTGGAAGGAGATACCGTCATTTTTTTACCAGATGAATATTTGGCAGGAAATGTAAAAAACCAAACTTCCAAAACCATTATCTCACATCCTGGTCGTTGTATGGTGCATGAAATGTACACACCTGAAGATATCAAGTCCGCCAAGCGGTTGTTCAGTGATGGGCTTACTGTAATCACTCATCCAGAGTGTCATGAAGATGTGGTGAAAGAAGCCGATTTTTCAGGATCTACCTCGCAGATGGTTGATTTTATTAGACAAAGCAAAACAAATAAAATTATGCTTGTGACAGAGTGTTCGATGGGAGATAACCTTCGTGCTGAATTTCCTGAAAAGGAATTTGTATCTACATGTCAAACCTGCCCTCACATGAAAAAAATTACTTTGGAAAAAGTAAGAGATGCACTATTAAAGGAACAATTTGAAATCTTTTTAGATGAAGAAGTGATTCGTCTTGCACAAAAATCAGTCAATCGTATGTTAGAATTGAGTTATAAAAAGTAG
- a CDS encoding penicillin-binding protein activator LpoB, producing MKQILFSFLLVGFLFQCSSSPKRLDNADDYISDSGGLTSQELVKAADKLAGQIGEYFKENPHEEGVFVAHFPTRNDTSEQIQTELFDNAFVSKLIKSKIYTVRTKTREQSLNEIQFSLSGLTSNRLSIGKLKSPNFFVRCDINENMFTSNGEKIVEQSINIELVEVETTIAVWSEKVSYRKLAVRGNKGVSW from the coding sequence ATGAAACAAATTCTTTTCTCCTTTCTCTTAGTAGGATTCTTATTCCAATGCAGTAGCAGTCCCAAACGACTCGACAATGCTGATGATTATATTTCCGACTCAGGTGGGCTAACTAGCCAGGAATTAGTAAAAGCTGCAGACAAACTTGCAGGTCAAATTGGGGAATACTTCAAAGAGAACCCACACGAAGAAGGTGTCTTTGTTGCTCACTTCCCTACCCGTAACGATACTTCGGAACAAATCCAAACAGAACTTTTTGACAATGCCTTTGTTTCCAAACTCATCAAAAGTAAAATTTATACAGTTCGAACCAAAACAAGAGAACAATCCCTCAACGAAATTCAGTTCAGTTTGTCCGGACTCACTTCCAACAGACTTTCCATTGGAAAACTTAAGTCTCCCAACTTCTTTGTTCGTTGTGACATTAATGAAAACATGTTCACTTCCAACGGAGAAAAAATTGTAGAGCAGTCCATCAACATCGAACTTGTAGAAGTAGAAACTACAATCGCAGTTTGGTCTGAAAAAGTATCCTATCGTAAATTAGCTGTTCGAGGAAATAAAGGGGTTAGTTGGTAA